A region of Vanessa cardui chromosome 1, ilVanCard2.1, whole genome shotgun sequence DNA encodes the following proteins:
- the LOC124533085 gene encoding 4-coumarate--CoA ligase 1-like, whose translation MEKQTKSGIIYGDQNFFVPSHLNFGAYVLQKLLTHNRDQAALINGATEEQITFGEIAQKIVNIVSSLSRLGVKQGDVVAIFSENRIEYVLTALAVFYSGAIITFFNNAYTKGDLTHALSISKPKYMFLSGELYKTQYEIIENTKYIQKYVLYDDAKMRSNCLHFKELSEKYVDIKSCNYFDFKGTPETCMILYSSGTTGLAKGAKINHLNLIVSSQQPMMTDRDLTPLMIAPWSSTMGIIRILKEIAYGRTTVFLPKYNEVLYLKTIQKYKIGLLSVAPPLIVMLYKSSMVKDFDVSSVQIVYSGGAPITPESIHQLKTRFPHMNVLQGYGMTEATGAVTEDLDSSPREGSVGRIVPGNIIKISDPNTNKTLGCREPGEVRIKGLVLFGGYVGRDMQNDYDAEGFYKTGDIAYYDEDGYFYIVDRIKELIKYKGWQVTPSELEAVILQHPAVKDAGVTGAPDTLAGELPTAFVVKQPDAKVTEQEIIDYVSDKVAPWKRLRGGVIFLKEIPKTASGKILRRELQALLSKQRPQKLPASKL comes from the exons AtggaaaaacaaacaaaaagtgGCATCATTTATGGTGATCAAAACTTTTTCGTGCCGTCACATTTGAATTTCGGTGCGTATGTTTTGCAAAAACTTCTGACCCATAACAGGGACCAGGCTGCTTTG ATAAATGGAGCAACAGAAGAACAGATCACGTTTGGTGAAATAGCACAAAAGATAGTAAATATAGTATCGTCTCTTTCGCGTCTCGGTGTCAAGCAAGGCGATGTGGTCGCTATATTTAGTGAAAACAGAATTGAATATGTACTAACTGCATTAGCGGTTTTCTATTCTGGAGCAATCATTACCTTTTTCAACAATGCATATACGAAAG GTGATTTAACACACGCCCTTAGTATTTCAAAACCGAAATATATGTTTCTCTCTGGAGAATTGTATAAAACGCAATacgaaataattgaaaatacgaaatatatacaaaaatatgttttatatgatGACGCGAAGATGCGAAGCAACTGTCTCCACTTCAAAGAACTTTCAGAGAAATATGTAGATATTAAATCGtgcaattattttgatttcaaag gGACACCAGAAACATGCATGATTCTTTATTCTTCGGGGACAACAGGTCTTGCGAAAGGAGCAAAAATAAATCATCTCAACCTAATAGTGTCAAGCCAACAACCTAT gaTGACGGATAGAGACTTGACTCCCCTAATGATAGCGCCGTGGTCGAGCACAATGGGGATAATACGCATCCTAAAGGAAATCGCTTATGGAAGGACAACTGTGTTCTTGCCAAAATACAATGAAgtgctatatttaaaaactattcaaAAATACAAG attGGATTGCTCTCTGTAGCACCACCATTgattgtaatgttatataaatcaaGTATGGTAAAGGACTTTGATGTAAGTTCAGTTCAGATAGTTTATTCTGGTGGTGCACCCATTACTCCAGAAAGTATCCATCAACTTAAAACAAG GTTTCCCCATATGAACGTTTTACAAGGCTATGGGATGACAGAAGCAACCGGTGCTGTAACCGAAGATTTAGACAGTTCGCCGAGAGAGGGCAGCGTGGGAAGAATCGTACCGGGAAACATTATTAAA ATTTCAGATCCAAACACTAACAAAACATTAGGATGTCGCGAACCAGGGGAAGTCCGCATTAAGGGCTTAGTTCTTTTTGGAGGTTACGTGGGAAGGGATATGCAAAACGATTACGACGCTGAAGGGTTCTACAAAACTGGCGATATCGCGTATTATGATGAAGACGGCTATTTCTACATTGTTGATAGAATAAAGGagcttattaaatataaaggatGGCAA GTAACCCCGTCGGAGCTAGAGGCGGTCATACTTCAACACCCAGCTGTTAAAGATGCCGGAGTGACGGGGGCGCCAGATACGTTGGCAGGGGAACTGCCTACGGCGTTTGTTGTGAAGCAACCTGACGCTAAAGTTACCGAACAAGAAATTATTGACTACGTTTCTGATAAG gtAGCGCCGTGGAAAAGACTACGTGGTGGcgttatatttcttaaagagaTACCAAAAACTGCCAGCGGCAAAATTTTAAGGCGAGAGCTGCAAGCGCTCCTGTCAAAACAAAGGCCACAAAAGCTACCCGCCAGCAAATTGTGA